A stretch of the Flavobacterium aquiphilum genome encodes the following:
- a CDS encoding glycosyltransferase, with protein MKKRVLIILNTKYPYDKSEDFLSNELDYVKGFDEVICFPILVYGEKTSESIIYKSTIQSVKFYNSPVSYKSKTRLIKLLFSVFNNAQTYRELTSLIATRRISLRNLKQLFSFLFIANNAMLDISKVIKQNYRNVDVILYSYWMHAGAFTAISLQKKLKKKVAIRKIITRCHRFDLYEYADSGQYLPMRNYIFSNIDEIHSISEDGLSYLKNKYKIDTGKVFLSRLGSLDRGISIFPKTVPLRLVSCSWLRPVKRVSSIVKAISDLPFQLEWVHFGDGEEFDEINELVKKITNPLITCKLMGACSNEKVLEEYKKNPYDVFINVSENEGVPVSIMEAISFGKIIIATDVGGTAEIVEDGINGFLLNKDFTIDELVRVLTKVALLDSQQFNEMCRQSRRIWEERCNADYNYAKFYSNLSFY; from the coding sequence ATGAAGAAACGAGTACTAATTATCTTGAATACTAAGTATCCTTATGATAAGTCTGAAGATTTTTTATCGAATGAGTTGGATTATGTAAAGGGATTTGATGAAGTTATATGTTTTCCAATATTGGTTTATGGAGAGAAAACCAGTGAATCTATAATTTATAAATCAACCATACAATCAGTCAAATTTTATAACAGCCCAGTTTCTTATAAGAGTAAAACAAGATTAATAAAATTATTATTTTCAGTTTTTAATAATGCACAAACTTACAGAGAGTTGACTTCTCTAATTGCTACTAGGCGCATTTCATTAAGGAATTTGAAGCAATTGTTTTCTTTTTTATTTATAGCCAACAATGCAATGCTTGACATTAGTAAAGTCATCAAACAGAATTATAGAAATGTTGATGTGATATTGTATTCTTATTGGATGCATGCTGGTGCATTTACGGCTATTTCACTACAAAAAAAACTTAAAAAGAAAGTTGCGATAAGGAAAATAATTACTCGCTGTCATCGATTTGATTTATATGAATATGCTGATTCTGGTCAATATTTGCCTATGAGAAATTATATTTTTTCTAATATTGATGAAATTCATTCTATTTCCGAAGACGGTTTGTCTTATCTAAAAAATAAATACAAAATAGATACAGGTAAAGTATTTCTTTCTCGATTAGGTTCTTTAGATCGGGGTATTTCAATTTTTCCTAAAACAGTTCCATTGCGTCTTGTTTCGTGTTCATGGTTAAGACCTGTAAAACGCGTTTCATCTATAGTAAAAGCGATTTCAGATCTCCCTTTTCAATTAGAATGGGTTCATTTTGGGGATGGTGAAGAGTTTGATGAAATAAATGAATTAGTGAAAAAAATCACTAACCCTTTAATTACTTGTAAATTGATGGGAGCTTGCAGTAATGAAAAAGTGTTAGAAGAATATAAAAAGAATCCTTATGATGTTTTTATTAATGTTAGTGAGAACGAAGGTGTCCCGGTATCTATTATGGAAGCCATCTCATTTGGAAAGATAATAATTGCGACTGATGTAGGCGGTACAGCAGAGATTGTTGAGGATGGGATTAATGGTTTTTTATTGAATAAAGATTTTACTATTGATGAACTTGTTAGAGTACTTACTAAAGTTGCCTTGTTAGATAGTCAGCAGTTTAATGAAATGTGCCGTCAATCCAGAAGAATTTGGGAAGAAAGGTGTAATGCTGATTATAATTACGCTAAATTTTACAGTAACCTATCATTCTATTAG
- a CDS encoding GDP-L-fucose synthase family protein — MNKNSKIYVAGHNGMVGRSIWQILKANGYSNLLGCPSNELDLRNQKAVKEYIEWNRPDVIIDAAARVGGMMANNDYPYQFIMENMQIQNNLIDAAFKSGVGKFIFLGSSCIYPRLAPQPLKEDYLLTGALEPTNEPYAIAKITGVKACQAIRNQFGKDYVSLMPTNLYGTHDNFDLDTSHVLPAMIRKFHDAKVNNDSFVTLWGTGSPMREFLFVDDLATAVVFALENELPYYLYNVGTGEDLTIKCLAETIQKIVGFNGKIIWDNSKPDGTPRKLMDISRMHTLGWKHQVKLEAGIQITYKWFLENSDNFKQVKIN, encoded by the coding sequence ATTAATAAAAATTCAAAAATATATGTAGCTGGCCACAATGGGATGGTTGGTCGGTCAATATGGCAAATATTAAAAGCTAATGGATATTCTAATCTTTTAGGATGTCCGAGCAATGAGTTAGATCTTAGGAACCAAAAAGCGGTTAAGGAGTATATTGAATGGAATAGGCCTGATGTAATTATCGATGCAGCCGCAAGAGTTGGAGGTATGATGGCCAATAATGATTACCCTTACCAATTTATAATGGAAAATATGCAAATCCAGAATAATCTAATTGATGCGGCTTTTAAATCTGGGGTGGGCAAGTTTATCTTTCTTGGAAGTTCTTGTATCTATCCTAGATTAGCTCCTCAGCCCTTGAAAGAAGATTATTTACTAACAGGAGCTTTGGAACCTACTAATGAACCGTATGCGATTGCAAAAATAACGGGAGTAAAGGCTTGCCAGGCCATTCGTAATCAGTTTGGGAAGGACTATGTAAGTTTAATGCCAACGAATCTTTATGGTACACATGATAATTTTGATTTGGATACGTCACACGTTTTGCCTGCAATGATCCGCAAATTTCATGACGCAAAAGTAAATAACGATAGTTTCGTTACACTTTGGGGAACAGGTTCACCGATGAGAGAATTTCTTTTTGTGGATGATCTGGCCACTGCAGTTGTTTTTGCTTTAGAAAATGAGTTGCCTTATTATTTGTATAATGTAGGTACCGGAGAAGATTTGACCATTAAATGTTTGGCCGAAACTATTCAAAAGATTGTAGGCTTCAATGGAAAAATAATATGGGACAATAGTAAACCAGATGGTACCCCACGAAAACTTATGGATATTTCAAGAATGCATACTTTGGGATGGAAACACCAAGTTAAATTGGAAGCAGGGATTCAAATAACTTACAAATGGTTTTTAGAAAATAGTGACAATTTTAAGCAGGTAAAAATAAATTAA
- a CDS encoding UpxY family transcription antiterminator codes for MKWYVIYTKPKWEKKTTEQLTKLGINCYCPLIKKTQQWSDRKKAVEVPLFNHYVFVQLAEKDKNLVFLSPGALRYLFWLKKHAVVKDSEIQTLKEWLNSETKKDISIMNYRVGEKIELKFGPFSEQKAIVKDITKSHYILILESLGYILKMKCD; via the coding sequence ATGAAATGGTACGTAATTTATACTAAACCAAAATGGGAAAAAAAAACAACCGAACAGTTAACAAAACTTGGAATAAATTGTTATTGCCCTTTGATAAAGAAAACCCAACAATGGTCTGATAGAAAAAAAGCAGTCGAAGTGCCATTATTCAATCATTATGTTTTTGTCCAATTAGCCGAAAAAGACAAAAATCTTGTTTTTTTATCCCCAGGCGCATTAAGATATCTATTTTGGTTAAAAAAACATGCTGTAGTAAAAGATTCAGAAATTCAAACACTAAAAGAATGGCTTAACTCCGAAACTAAAAAAGACATATCTATCATGAACTATCGGGTAGGGGAAAAAATAGAATTAAAATTCGGCCCATTTTCAGAACAGAAAGCAATAGTTAAAGATATTACAAAGAGTCATTACATTTTAATATTAGAATCATTAGGATATATCTTGAAAATGAAATGCGACTAA
- the gmd gene encoding GDP-mannose 4,6-dehydratase, translating to MNKIQKTAFITGVTGQDGAYLSEFLLKKGYVVHGLKRRSSLFNTERIDHLYQDPHVVDRNFFLHYGDMTDSTNLIRLIKEIQPDEIYNLAAMSHVAVSFETPEYTGNADGLGALRILDAVRLLGMEKKTRIYQASTSELYGKVQEVPQSERTPFYPRSPYAVAKMYAYWMTVNYREAYGMYACNGILFNHESPIRGETFVTRKITRAASKIALGLQHKLYLGNLDAKRDWGHAKDYVRMMWMILQADEPEDWVIATGKTTTVRDFVRMSFEEVGIELEFRGVGINERGYVKSCSKVEYQLPIGKEVLAVDPKYFRPTEVNLLIGDPTKAMTKLGWECKYDLAALVKDMMESDLKLMQRDFYLNECGYSIFNYFE from the coding sequence ATGAATAAGATACAAAAAACAGCTTTTATTACTGGAGTTACAGGACAGGATGGTGCTTATTTAAGTGAGTTTTTGCTTAAAAAGGGCTATGTAGTTCACGGTCTAAAACGACGCTCTTCCTTGTTTAATACGGAAAGAATTGATCATTTGTATCAGGATCCTCATGTAGTTGATCGTAATTTCTTTTTGCATTACGGTGATATGACTGATAGTACAAATTTAATACGATTAATTAAAGAAATTCAGCCAGATGAAATATATAATTTGGCAGCGATGAGTCATGTTGCAGTTTCTTTTGAAACACCTGAATATACAGGTAATGCAGATGGGCTAGGGGCATTAAGGATATTGGATGCCGTTCGTTTGTTGGGGATGGAGAAAAAGACAAGGATCTACCAAGCTTCAACATCAGAATTGTACGGTAAAGTTCAAGAAGTGCCACAATCAGAGCGTACTCCTTTTTATCCGAGATCTCCTTATGCTGTGGCCAAAATGTATGCCTATTGGATGACTGTTAATTATCGGGAAGCTTACGGTATGTATGCTTGTAATGGTATTTTGTTTAATCATGAATCACCTATTCGTGGAGAAACTTTTGTAACCCGAAAAATTACAAGAGCCGCGTCTAAAATTGCTTTGGGATTACAACATAAATTATACTTAGGCAATTTGGATGCAAAAAGAGATTGGGGACATGCAAAAGATTATGTCCGAATGATGTGGATGATCTTGCAAGCGGATGAGCCGGAGGATTGGGTGATTGCTACAGGAAAGACAACTACTGTAAGAGATTTTGTTCGTATGAGTTTTGAAGAGGTAGGTATTGAATTAGAATTTAGAGGTGTTGGAATAAATGAAAGGGGATATGTTAAATCGTGTTCTAAAGTTGAGTATCAATTGCCGATTGGAAAAGAAGTTTTAGCCGTTGATCCTAAGTATTTTAGGCCAACAGAGGTAAATTTGTTAATTGGCGATCCCACTAAAGCCATGACAAAGTTGGGATGGGAATGTAAATATGACCTGGCCGCTTTAGTTAAAGATATGATGGAGTCCGACTTAAAATTGATGCAACGAGATTTTTACTTGAATGAATGTGGCTATAGCATCTTCAATTATTTTGAATAA
- a CDS encoding transposase, with protein MKASNNLNGLTQAIKEVFPESQTQFCAVYQTCNSTPYVVWKDKKEFSRDMKQIYDTPTEGSAKVSFENFANKRTRSQC; from the coding sequence ATTAAAGCTAGTAACAACCTAAATGGCCTCACCCAGGCCATTAAAGAAGTATTCCCAGAATCACAAACGCAATTCTGTGCAGTATATCAAACTTGTAACTCTACGCCTTATGTAGTTTGGAAGGATAAAAAGGAATTTTCCAGAGATATGAAGCAAATTTATGATACTCCGACCGAAGGTTCTGCCAAAGTTTCCTTTGAAAATTTTGCTAATAAACGAACCCGTAGTCAATGCTAA
- a CDS encoding acyltransferase — protein sequence MIKIGWGEGSPGNECNRNNCWIVKKKCRILFEGTAHFAKGVTLRADNEGTISFGDKFVANQNFFCASNTAISIGSNVVLGWNINIRDADGHSIYDQNQNRINHNKPISIGNRVWLASYVSILKGAKIPDNSIVAYGAIVTKSFFEKNVIIGGIPATVVKKNINWEI from the coding sequence ATGATTAAGATTGGATGGGGGGAAGGTTCTCCTGGAAATGAATGCAACCGCAATAATTGTTGGATTGTAAAAAAAAAATGTAGGATACTGTTTGAAGGAACAGCACATTTTGCAAAAGGAGTAACCTTGCGGGCAGATAATGAAGGGACAATTTCATTTGGAGATAAATTTGTAGCAAATCAAAATTTTTTTTGTGCAAGCAATACGGCAATATCCATCGGAAGCAATGTTGTTTTAGGGTGGAATATAAATATTCGTGATGCGGACGGGCATAGTATTTATGATCAAAATCAAAACAGGATTAATCATAACAAACCTATTAGCATTGGTAACAGGGTATGGTTAGCTAGTTACGTCAGTATTTTAAAGGGGGCAAAAATACCTGATAATAGTATTGTTGCTTATGGGGCTATAGTTACCAAATCCTTTTTCGAAAAGAATGTAATTATTGGTGGTATTCCGGCTACAGTTGTTAAGAAGAATATCAATTGGGAAATATAA
- a CDS encoding mannose-1-phosphate guanylyltransferase encodes MSTSNEIVHVVLTGGVGSRLWPLSRKTKPKQYLELFDGQSLLEKTIARNLSITDKLLIVGNIENYSLSCEVMKKFDTIHSHIIEAAPRNTAAAIAFAAFQSQSDAILIVTPSDHIIEGEEAYFDAVKKAITIANKNYLVTFGIKPSKAETGYGYIEFMDENVVAFHEKPTNEKATMFLNRGNFYWNSGLFCFKAGVFLEQLEKHDPEVYHKSKLAWEASNNGFLDYNLSMEIPSTSVDYAVMERSKNIKVVASSFEWSDLGSFESVYDYLVKSGHKTDANGNILIGTTTHTSFVGLKNCLLIYTLDAFLVLQKEYSQEVKRTYQELEAIDSPLL; translated from the coding sequence ATGAGTACCAGTAATGAGATAGTTCATGTAGTATTGACAGGGGGTGTCGGTAGCAGACTATGGCCACTTTCGAGAAAGACTAAACCAAAGCAGTATCTGGAGTTATTCGATGGTCAGTCCTTATTGGAGAAGACCATTGCCCGTAATTTAAGTATTACAGATAAATTATTGATTGTTGGAAATATTGAAAATTATTCCCTCAGTTGCGAGGTCATGAAAAAGTTTGATACTATTCATTCTCACATTATAGAGGCTGCTCCACGTAATACAGCTGCTGCCATTGCCTTTGCTGCATTTCAATCTCAATCAGATGCTATTTTAATTGTTACTCCGTCTGATCATATTATCGAAGGAGAAGAAGCATATTTTGACGCTGTTAAGAAAGCAATTACAATTGCAAATAAAAATTATTTAGTCACTTTTGGAATTAAGCCTTCTAAAGCTGAAACTGGATATGGTTATATTGAGTTTATGGACGAGAATGTAGTGGCATTTCATGAAAAACCTACTAATGAGAAGGCTACTATGTTTTTGAATCGGGGTAACTTTTATTGGAATAGTGGTCTTTTTTGTTTTAAAGCAGGGGTATTTTTAGAGCAACTTGAAAAACATGATCCTGAGGTGTATCATAAGTCAAAATTAGCATGGGAAGCAAGTAATAATGGATTCTTAGATTATAATCTTTCGATGGAAATCCCTTCTACTAGCGTTGATTATGCCGTAATGGAGCGCAGTAAAAATATCAAGGTTGTTGCTTCTTCATTTGAATGGTCTGATTTAGGTTCATTTGAATCAGTTTATGATTATTTGGTTAAGTCTGGTCATAAAACAGATGCTAATGGTAATATTCTTATTGGAACTACCACACATACTTCATTTGTAGGTCTTAAAAATTGTCTCTTGATTTATACACTGGACGCTTTTTTGGTATTGCAAAAGGAATATTCACAGGAAGTAAAGCGGACTTATCAAGAACTTGAAGCAATAGATTCTCCCTTATTATAA
- a CDS encoding transposase yields MIIPKRQSMVDGLENKIIALYAKEMIINSIEEQIREIYKFDVSTSTISRITESASVS; encoded by the coding sequence ATGATTATTCCAAAACGTCAAAGTATGGTTGATGGATTGGAAAATAAAATTATCGCTCTTTATGCCAAAGAAATGATTATTAATAGCATTGAAGAACAAATTAGAGAAATTTATAAGTTTGATGTTTCAACCTCGACCATATCAAGAATTACAGAATCGGCATCTGTATCATAG
- a CDS encoding glycosyltransferase: MKKLLYVAPVILDFKKLNGVAKKVLNHYKVFCKFYKAEMIAYGTNCLYYFHDDTIDEIPLKGLNRRLKLYLFIKSALISKEYQCVYIRYHLSDLLFVYVLRLLKERKAKIVIEIPTYPYKKELLKSKKGSLRYFVDISSRLFLKLYVGRVVTYSDHVNIFGIQTINTINGVIYDDLIPSQKSVYSETEINLISVSVTMSCHGYDRLIEGLYNYYKNNRKIAVYYHLVGDGIEISNYKRLVKKYGLEKYVKFYDFKVGDELDEIYNKSDIAINSLAIHRIGLKTESTIKSKEYAAKGLPMVSSYAVDAFSPEDNEKYVLKISSDDSAVQVDQLVLFYKQLYQKDSANVSVDIRKASQMRCDMVNTLTGIMNYFNTGI, encoded by the coding sequence ATGAAAAAATTGTTGTATGTAGCACCCGTTATTCTTGATTTTAAAAAATTAAATGGTGTAGCAAAAAAAGTATTAAATCATTATAAAGTATTCTGTAAGTTTTATAAAGCAGAAATGATAGCTTATGGGACAAATTGTTTGTATTATTTTCATGATGATACAATCGATGAAATCCCCCTGAAAGGATTAAACAGAAGGTTAAAATTGTATTTATTTATTAAGAGTGCCTTAATTTCAAAGGAGTATCAATGCGTTTATATACGATACCATCTTTCAGATCTTTTATTTGTTTATGTATTAAGGTTATTGAAAGAAAGAAAGGCGAAAATTGTTATTGAAATTCCCACATACCCATATAAAAAAGAATTATTAAAAAGTAAGAAAGGCTCTTTACGTTATTTTGTTGATATAAGTTCTCGTTTATTCTTAAAATTATATGTCGGACGTGTTGTTACCTATTCTGATCATGTCAATATTTTTGGTATTCAAACTATCAATACTATTAATGGGGTTATTTATGATGATTTAATTCCATCTCAAAAGTCCGTTTATTCTGAAACAGAAATCAATTTAATATCCGTATCCGTAACAATGAGTTGCCATGGTTACGATCGACTGATAGAAGGACTATATAACTACTACAAAAATAACCGAAAAATAGCCGTCTATTATCATTTAGTTGGGGATGGAATTGAAATATCTAACTATAAACGATTAGTGAAAAAATATGGATTAGAAAAGTATGTGAAATTTTATGATTTTAAAGTTGGTGATGAATTAGATGAAATTTATAACAAATCAGATATTGCAATTAATTCATTGGCAATTCACAGAATTGGTTTAAAAACAGAAAGCACCATAAAATCAAAAGAGTATGCTGCCAAAGGATTGCCAATGGTCTCTTCTTATGCTGTTGATGCTTTTTCACCAGAGGATAATGAAAAATATGTCTTAAAAATAAGTTCTGATGATTCAGCCGTTCAAGTGGACCAATTGGTTTTGTTTTACAAACAGCTATATCAAAAAGATTCAGCTAATGTGTCAGTTGATATTCGTAAAGCCTCCCAAATGAGATGTGACATGGTAAATACTTTAACGGGTATTATGAATTATTTTAATACCGGTATTTAG
- a CDS encoding adenylyltransferase/cytidyltransferase family protein, translated as MKIGVTFSAFDLLHAGHIKMLEEAKQQCDYLIVGLQTDPTIDRPSKNKPTQSIVERYIQLKGCKFVDEIVPYSTERDLEDILQSFQIHLRFLGEEYKDRDFTGRTYCEEKGIAFYFNTRDHRFSSSGLGKEVFQLELLNEKR; from the coding sequence ATGAAAATAGGAGTTACATTTAGTGCATTTGATTTGTTGCATGCAGGGCATATTAAGATGCTTGAGGAAGCAAAGCAACAATGTGATTATTTAATAGTGGGATTACAAACAGATCCCACAATAGATCGCCCCTCTAAGAACAAACCTACTCAGTCTATTGTTGAGCGATACATACAGTTGAAAGGATGCAAATTTGTCGATGAGATTGTGCCTTATTCTACTGAACGTGATTTGGAAGATATTTTACAATCTTTTCAAATTCATTTGCGTTTTTTGGGTGAAGAATATAAGGATAGAGATTTTACCGGCAGAACTTATTGTGAGGAAAAAGGAATAGCCTTTTATTTTAATACACGTGATCATCGTTTTTCGAGCAGTGGCTTGGGTAAAGAAGTCTTTCAATTGGAACTTTTAAATGAAAAAAGATGA
- a CDS encoding glycosyltransferase family 4 protein, which yields MKINLNLQSLNNWGTGICLFGNKLIEYLNRNTHYELHGCFNFVRDIKPNDLNRFCFPVKYSKIPSKLVYSRAINNALPFYYHRMMGNNARINLFFTYKIPRVRYSGITVCTIHDLIPLKVVQESKQIEINYKNDITFAINHSDYLITVSEASKKDIISAFNYPENKITVIPNGVDFNFFNKAICPSSLSGIRAKYGLPKKFILYFGNIRKHKNVDRLIKAYSLLSDEIRNEVSLVITQGNDGLRELVKELDLEHQIYFTTFIDEEDIPSIYKLASIMVFISLYEGFGLPIIEAMAAGTPVITSNISSMPEIAGMAAILVNPLQLEEIAEAMKLLIQDDDLRAKMIALGFDNAKKYSWNNAGEKLVSLCSELLNQKL from the coding sequence ATGAAAATAAATCTAAATCTACAGTCTTTAAATAATTGGGGAACGGGGATTTGTTTGTTTGGGAATAAATTGATCGAATATTTAAATCGTAATACCCATTATGAATTGCATGGATGCTTTAATTTTGTTAGAGATATCAAACCAAACGATTTAAATCGATTTTGTTTCCCGGTAAAATATTCAAAAATTCCTTCGAAGTTAGTTTATTCAAGAGCAATTAATAATGCTTTGCCTTTTTACTATCATCGTATGATGGGAAATAATGCAAGAATCAATCTTTTTTTTACTTATAAAATTCCCAGAGTTAGATATAGTGGAATTACTGTTTGCACAATACACGATCTAATACCCTTAAAAGTTGTACAGGAAAGTAAGCAGATAGAGATTAATTACAAAAATGATATTACGTTCGCTATCAATCATTCAGATTATCTGATTACGGTTTCAGAGGCTTCCAAAAAAGATATTATCTCAGCATTCAATTATCCTGAAAATAAAATCACCGTTATACCAAATGGTGTCGATTTTAATTTCTTCAATAAAGCAATTTGTCCTAGTTCATTATCGGGTATTAGAGCAAAATATGGTTTGCCAAAAAAATTCATATTGTATTTTGGTAACATAAGGAAACATAAAAATGTCGACCGATTAATAAAGGCTTACTCTTTGCTTTCTGATGAAATTAGAAATGAAGTAAGTTTAGTCATTACTCAGGGAAATGATGGATTACGAGAGTTGGTTAAAGAATTAGATTTAGAGCATCAGATTTATTTTACCACATTTATTGATGAAGAAGATATACCATCCATCTATAAATTGGCTTCGATTATGGTGTTTATATCTTTATATGAAGGGTTTGGATTGCCAATAATAGAAGCTATGGCGGCAGGAACTCCAGTAATTACTTCAAATATTTCTTCAATGCCTGAAATTGCAGGGATGGCAGCAATTTTGGTAAATCCACTTCAATTAGAAGAAATAGCGGAAGCAATGAAGTTATTGATACAAGATGATGATTTAAGAGCTAAGATGATAGCTTTAGGTTTTGATAATGCCAAAAAATATAGTTGGAATAATGCCGGAGAAAAGTTAGTGTCACTATGTTCTGAGCTTTTAAATCAAAAACTATGA
- a CDS encoding nucleotide sugar dehydrogenase: MEINNICCIGAGYVGGPTMAVIAQKCPNIQVTVVDSNAERIAAWNNKNLNKIPIYEPGLSKIIDETRNRNLFFSTEIEKAIEEAQIIFISVNTPTKTYGIGKGMAADLKYIELCARQIAKVAKTDKIIVEKSTLPVRTAEAIKSILTNVGNGVQFEILSNPEFLAEGTAINDLLYPDRVLIGGDKTEQGQKAIQSLVDIYSNWVKKEKIITTNLWSSELSKLTANAFLAQRISSINAISELCEKTGANVNEVASAIGMDSRIGAKFIKASVGFGGSCFQKDILNLVYIARSYGLKEVADYWEQVIIINDHQKKKFSNKIVQTLYNTVADKKIAFLGWAFKKDTNDTRESAAIYVANDLINEHAKIAVYDPKVVKEKPLEDLEYIRRSPETIHKSIYTFNDPYTTCEEAHAIAILTEWEEFCEYDWQKIYNSMHKPAFIFDGRNILNKSELEGIGFIYHGIGLG; this comes from the coding sequence ATGGAAATTAACAATATATGTTGCATAGGAGCTGGATATGTGGGAGGCCCAACAATGGCTGTCATTGCACAAAAGTGCCCTAATATTCAAGTTACGGTAGTTGATTCAAATGCAGAACGAATTGCTGCATGGAATAATAAAAATTTGAACAAAATACCAATTTATGAGCCTGGTCTAAGTAAAATCATCGATGAAACCAGAAATAGAAATCTATTTTTTTCAACAGAAATTGAAAAAGCAATAGAAGAAGCCCAAATCATATTCATTTCTGTCAATACTCCCACAAAAACATATGGAATAGGCAAAGGAATGGCCGCAGATTTAAAATATATTGAATTGTGCGCAAGGCAAATTGCTAAAGTTGCGAAAACTGATAAAATTATAGTTGAAAAATCTACTCTTCCTGTCAGAACTGCCGAAGCTATAAAAAGCATTCTTACCAATGTTGGAAATGGCGTTCAATTTGAAATATTATCCAATCCTGAATTCCTTGCTGAAGGGACCGCTATTAATGATTTATTGTATCCCGATCGTGTGCTAATCGGTGGAGATAAGACTGAACAAGGACAAAAAGCAATTCAATCATTGGTAGATATTTATAGCAACTGGGTCAAAAAAGAAAAAATAATTACCACAAACCTATGGTCTTCAGAATTATCTAAACTAACGGCAAATGCTTTTTTAGCGCAACGAATATCTTCAATTAATGCAATTTCAGAACTATGTGAAAAAACTGGTGCCAATGTAAACGAAGTGGCATCTGCAATAGGAATGGACAGTAGAATCGGAGCAAAATTCATCAAAGCATCAGTAGGTTTCGGTGGATCATGTTTCCAAAAGGATATTTTAAATTTAGTATATATAGCAAGATCTTATGGTTTAAAAGAAGTTGCTGACTATTGGGAGCAAGTCATCATTATAAATGATCATCAGAAAAAAAAGTTCTCAAATAAAATAGTTCAAACATTGTACAACACGGTAGCCGATAAAAAAATCGCTTTTCTTGGTTGGGCATTTAAAAAAGACACTAATGATACCAGAGAATCTGCCGCAATTTATGTCGCAAATGATTTAATAAACGAACATGCAAAAATCGCAGTCTACGACCCAAAAGTTGTCAAAGAAAAACCTCTTGAAGATCTCGAATATATAAGAAGAAGCCCCGAAACTATACATAAGAGCATTTATACTTTTAATGATCCCTATACTACGTGTGAAGAAGCTCACGCAATTGCTATTTTAACAGAATGGGAAGAGTTTTGTGAATATGACTGGCAAAAAATTTATAACTCTATGCACAAACCGGCATTCATTTTCGACGGTAGAAATATCCTTAACAAATCAGAATTAGAAGGAATTGGATTTATTTATCATGGAATTGGATTAGGATAA